A genomic region of Miscanthus floridulus cultivar M001 chromosome 3, ASM1932011v1, whole genome shotgun sequence contains the following coding sequences:
- the LOC136544925 gene encoding uncharacterized protein, translated as MADTVQYRLERMTDELDDLERRGLFTRAELADVVRKRRDFEYRLRRHSPLRQDFLDYIAYELRLDSLRNLRKRAIIRAAAADEENDARSSDDEGGRRKRKKDKSKKKWKKSVSDVAGVLRVLDIYRMATVRFKGDLDLWFRYLEFCRDKRHGRMKQVLAQAIRFHPKVPGLWIYAAAWEFDQNLNVAAARALMQSGLRSCPQSEDMWIEYLRMELTYLNKLKARKVALGEDVKMLQKNDNDAGQWKEENKELFMPLNEQGEDPKESGSAGDALEEKEDLFWRQGLLIIQTIYHGAVEALPSSLTLRKKFLEILNSVDSAHSDELKLEVLDDLKRDFSHSEDYWDWFSRLQLSNSSNSSNSNRKDALSNKLNRSIQVYDEAVRRLPNSKMYSLYAKFWMDVLSPDREDSITLFQDSEFDASEFTSSILKVYEKAESCGCLTEDLACQYISLYLKLERLEEAKTLAEKLCDVPLSNAAKLWSLRASMEINSIATAPGSSSLSKKNLSSLFDLFSTVLFKLSVTEAEGLWHMAMKLFFHDKVWFEKLVKTAMLSLSLAGGSDSGASVSSAIVGWHLQRDGMKHARKMYKRLLALPRPSLKFMQYCIELEANLASLGDHGALTNARRLYDSALDLYPQESEVWRNYYNLELKMGTSESANAVYSCARKVLGDSTALTAPRS; from the exons atggcggacacggtgcaGTACCGCCTGGAGCGGATGACCGACGAGCTGGACGACCTGGAGCGCCGGGGCCTCTTCACGCGCGCCGAGCTCGCCGACGTCGTCCGCAAGCGCCGCGACTTCGAGtaccgcctccgccgccactcCCCGCTCCGCCAGGACTTCCTCGACTACATCGCCTACGAGCTCCGCCTCGACTCCCTCCGCAACCTCCGCAAGCGCGCCATcatacgcgccgccgccgccgacgaagAAAACGACGCTCGCAGCAGCGACGACGAGGGAggcaggaggaagaggaagaaggataAATCCAagaagaagtggaagaagtccgtCTCCGACGTCGCGGGCGTCCTCCGCGTCCTCGACATCTACCGGATGGCCACCGTCAGGTTCAAGGGCGACCTCGACCTCTGGTTCCGCTACCTCGAGTTCTGCCGCGACAAGCGACACGGCAGGATGAAGCAG GTTCTGGCACAAGCTATTCGCTTCCATCCCAAGGTTCCTGGGCTTTGGATCTACGCGGCAGCATGGGAATTCGATCAGAACCTGAACGTTGCTGCGGCACGTGCACTGATGCAGAGCGGTCTCAGGTCTTGTCCTCAATCAGAGGATATGTGGATCGAGTATCTTCGCATGGAGCTTACCTACCTTAACAAGCTCAAGGCTCGGAAGGTTGCTCTTGGAGAGGATGTCAAGATGCTGCAGAAGAACGATAACGATGCAGGCCAGTGGAAAGAGGAAAACAAGGAACTGTTCATGCCACTGAACGAACAGGGTGAAGATCCCAAGGAGTCGGGCTCGGCTGGAGATGCCCTGGAGGAGAAGGAAGACCTATTTTGGCGTCAAGGATTGTTAATCATTCAGACCATATATCATGGTGCGGTGGAAGCTCTTCCGTCAAGCTTAACCTTGCGGAAGAAGTTCTTGGAGATATTAAACAGTGTTGACTCGGCACATTCTGATGAGTTGAAACTGGAGGTCCTGGATGACCTTAAGAGAGATTTCTCTCATAGCGAGGACTACTGGGATTGGTTTTCTAGGCTTCAGCTAAGCAACTCGAGCAATTCCAGTAATTCAAATAGAAAGGATGCATTGTCGAATAAGTTGAACAGATCAATTCAG GTGTACGATGAAGCTGTCAGAAGGCTACCAAATTCCAAAATGTACTCGTTGTACGCAAAGTTTTGGATGGATGTTCTATCTCCTGACAGAGAAGATTCCATCACATTATTCCAGGATTCTGAGTTTGATGCTTCAGAGTTCACTTCATCCATACTGAAAGTTTATGAAAAAGCGGAATCATGTGGGTGTCTTACTGAGGATCTTGCTTGCCAATACATATCACTTTACTTGAAACTAGAAAGACTAGAGGAAGCTAAGACTCTTGCAGAAAAGCTTTGCGATGTTCCTCTTTCTAATGCTGCAAAATTGTGGAGCCTTAGAGCTTCTATGGAGATAAATTCGATTGCGACTGCTCCTGGTAGTTCTTCCTTGAGCAAGAAGAACTTGAGCTCTCTATTTGATCTATTCAGCACTGTACTTTTTAAGTTGTCTGTAACTGAGGCTGAGGGATTGTGGCATATG GCCATGAAATTGTTTTTCCATGATAAGGTCTGGTTCGAGAAGTTGGTGAAGACTGCAATGCTATCATTAAGTTTGGCAGGTGGCAGCGATTCAGGAGCATCTGTTTCTTCTGCTATCGTTGGGTGGCATTTGCAAAGAGATGGTATGAAGCATGCTAGGAAGATGTACAAGAG ATTGCTTGCTTTACCTCGGCCAAGCCTCAAGTTCATGCAGTACTGCATAGAGCTGGAGGCAAACCTTGCATCGCTCGGAGACCATGGCGCCCTCACAAATGCTCGGCGGCTATATGATTCAGCGCTCGACCTGTATCCCCAGGAAAGTGAAGTATGGAGAAACTACTACAACCTGGAGCTGAAG ATGGGAACATCAGAGTCTGCCAACGCCGTGTACTCGTGTGCTCGCAAGGTGCTCGGTGACTCCACTGCCCTGACCGCTCCCCGGAGCTAG